One Streptomyces sp. NBC_01217 genomic region harbors:
- a CDS encoding non-ribosomal peptide synthetase, whose translation MESNTATLTHEVFAGWARERPDGVAVVSGGRSLSFGEVDAWADRLAGVLRSAGVGPEVRVGVCLPRSVEWVVAVLGVLKSGGAYVPLDPEYPSARLEFMLSDSGAAVVVGAGEVAEGLGAVCGVPVVAPDAEGGVEGPGPVAGNLAYVIYTSGSTGRPKGVQITHASLSNVLAGSAAPLEVGPGRRTLQCVSFSFDISVVDTLATLTNGGTLVIAAKEDVSSPDRLAARLLDEHIHTVVLPPSILATLVDREFPELAVVVSGGEACPPKLAASFATRHRFVNGYGPTETTVAASLFPVAPELGELASVPIGAAMEGVSLYLAEEGAGAVPPGGTGEICIGGAGVARGYLDRPALTAAAFVPDPFSVTPGSRMYRSGDLGTVLPDGNLEFRGRADHQVKIRGHRIELNEIERALERHPSVAQAAVVVSESGLLGRQVLAFVVPVPGDSPASAVLTGGQLRRSLSDDLPDYMLPNSITLLDEFPLTANRKIDRDALMSRGSSPRRRTTEPVPPRTPVEKDLVEIWQEVLGQPEIGTRDDFFELGGHSLLAAQVVARIEKTYGVNLSLQTLLANGRTVADLAGAVSRAVADGGTQRPRITRIKRQARRAAPGQLS comes from the coding sequence ATGGAGAGCAACACGGCCACGTTGACACATGAGGTGTTTGCGGGGTGGGCGCGGGAGCGGCCGGATGGGGTGGCTGTGGTGTCGGGTGGGCGGTCGTTGTCTTTTGGTGAGGTGGATGCGTGGGCTGATCGTTTGGCGGGTGTGTTGCGGTCGGCTGGTGTGGGTCCTGAGGTGCGGGTGGGGGTGTGTCTGCCGCGGTCGGTGGAGTGGGTGGTTGCGGTGTTGGGGGTGTTGAAGTCGGGTGGTGCGTATGTGCCGTTGGATCCGGAGTATCCGTCGGCGCGGTTGGAGTTCATGCTGTCGGACTCGGGTGCGGCTGTGGTGGTGGGTGCGGGGGAGGTTGCTGAGGGGCTGGGTGCGGTGTGCGGTGTGCCGGTGGTGGCGCCCGATGCCGAGGGAGGTGTGGAAGGTCCGGGTCCGGTGGCGGGGAATCTGGCGTACGTCATCTACACCTCGGGATCGACCGGCCGGCCCAAGGGCGTCCAGATCACCCACGCCTCGCTGAGCAACGTCCTGGCCGGGTCCGCCGCCCCGCTGGAGGTCGGTCCGGGGCGGCGCACCCTGCAATGCGTGTCGTTCAGCTTCGACATCTCGGTCGTGGACACCCTGGCCACACTGACGAACGGCGGCACGCTCGTGATCGCGGCCAAGGAGGACGTCTCCTCGCCCGACCGGCTGGCCGCCCGGCTGCTGGACGAGCACATCCACACGGTCGTGCTGCCGCCCTCGATCCTCGCCACCCTGGTCGACCGGGAGTTCCCCGAGCTCGCCGTGGTGGTCTCCGGCGGTGAGGCGTGCCCGCCCAAGCTGGCGGCCTCGTTCGCCACCCGGCACCGGTTCGTCAATGGCTACGGCCCGACCGAGACCACGGTCGCCGCCTCTCTCTTCCCCGTCGCCCCGGAGCTCGGGGAGCTGGCCTCGGTGCCCATCGGCGCGGCCATGGAGGGGGTTTCGCTGTATCTCGCGGAGGAAGGGGCGGGCGCGGTCCCGCCCGGCGGCACCGGTGAGATCTGCATCGGCGGCGCGGGTGTCGCCCGCGGCTACCTCGACCGCCCGGCACTGACCGCGGCGGCCTTCGTCCCTGACCCCTTCTCCGTGACACCGGGCTCCCGGATGTACCGCTCGGGAGACCTGGGCACGGTCCTGCCCGACGGCAATCTGGAGTTCCGCGGCCGCGCCGACCACCAGGTCAAGATACGCGGCCACCGGATCGAGCTGAACGAGATCGAACGGGCCCTGGAACGCCACCCGTCCGTCGCCCAGGCGGCGGTGGTGGTCAGCGAGTCCGGCCTCCTGGGCCGGCAGGTCCTCGCGTTCGTCGTACCCGTGCCGGGAGACTCCCCGGCGTCCGCCGTGCTCACAGGGGGACAGCTGCGGCGCAGCCTCTCCGACGACCTGCCCGACTACATGCTGCCGAACTCCATCACCCTGCTCGACGAGTTCCCGCTGACGGCCAACCGGAAGATCGACCGCGACGCCCTGATGTCCCGGGGCTCCTCCCCGCGGCGGCGCACCACGGAGCCCGTACCGCCGCGCACACCGGTCGAGAAGGACCTGGTGGAGATCTGGCAGGAGGTACTGGGACAGCCGGAGATCGGGACCCGGGACGACTTCTTCGAACTGGGCGGCCACTCGCTGCTCGCCGCCCAGGTGGTCGCCCGGATCGAGAAGACCTACGGCGTGAACCTCTCGCTCCAGACGCTGCTGGCGAACGGGCGCACGGTCGCGGACCTGGCCGGGGCGGTCTCCCGGGCCGTGGCCGACGGAGGAACCCAACGCCCGCGCATCACCCGAATCAAGCGCCAGGCCCGGCGCGCAGCGCCCGGGCAGCTCAGCTGA